In Bacillus carboniphilus, the genomic stretch ATAGCCTTTTTGTAATTGCTCGTTCAGCCATTGTTCTTCTTTTTCAATATTAAAAAATACCTTATACCTCTTCATTTGATTCACTTCCTTCATACAAGGATAGAATATGCAATAACCTTTCTTGTTCCATTTTCAAAATGTCACTTCCTTCTGTAGTTATCATATAAATCTTTCTTCTACCTGAATTTCCAACTTCTTCAATCCAGCCATGTTTATTCAAGTTTTCAATCGCACCGTATAATGTCCCTGCTGCTAAACTAACGGTACCATTACTTATTTTTTCTATCTTTTGCATTGCAGCATAGCCGTGAAGTGGCTCACGTAGAGCTAATAAAATATAATGCATGGTTTCAGACAGCGGCAATAATTTATGTTTCATACTCTCACCTTCCTATTCAGCTCGACTATATAGTTCAACTTAATAATAATTTATTACAGTTCAACTGAATAGTCAACAGCAATTTTAAAATTCATCGAGGAACTTAAAGTAGAACCTTATAATTAGCTAAAAATCCAATAATTTAATTGTGTCCGAATTTTTCTAATAATGCTACTATTTATATGTAACATTTTACG encodes the following:
- a CDS encoding PadR family transcriptional regulator, with the translated sequence MKHKLLPLSETMHYILLALREPLHGYAAMQKIEKISNGTVSLAAGTLYGAIENLNKHGWIEEVGNSGRRKIYMITTEGSDILKMEQERLLHILSLYEGSESNEEV